The Engraulis encrasicolus isolate BLACKSEA-1 chromosome 22, IST_EnEncr_1.0, whole genome shotgun sequence genome includes a region encoding these proteins:
- the LOC134438561 gene encoding uncharacterized protein LOC134438561: protein MKRKKQSKQSVIPKTRSQSKTQNDEIKTLGGSCISMDDLQRAEKAIVVFCQHERYPEEIAKLTSATDTGVSRKSTIYKLDPILEDGVLRVGGRLKRAAMPEEAKRPMILPKHLHVSTLILRHIHEQLGHAGRNHVLSQLRKRYWIVNANSAARRVRSKCLVCRRARGKGGEQKMADLPKERLRADLPPFSNVGVDYFGPFETRRGRGLVKRYGVIFTCMSSRAVHLEMAHTLDTDSCINALRRFISRRGQVTHIRSDNGTNLVGAKKELQNSIASWNSDKIHNAMLQKGIQWSFNPPAASHHGGVWERLIRMSDVYIRRRWKQVQYLANLFWSRWTREYLPLLQERQKWTRVRRGYAVGDIVMVVDNTAPRGSWVLGKVEEALPDSKGLVRTVKIKTKTGVYERPVTKLCLLLEGEES from the exons atgaaaagaaaaaagcagTCAAAGCAATCTGTGATCCCAAAGACACGGAGTCAAAGCAAGACACAGAATGATGAAATAAAGACCCTGGGTGGAAGCTGCATTTCCATGGATGACCTGCAGAGGGCAGAAAAGGCCATTGTTGTGTTCTGTCAACACGAAAGATATCCAGAGGAAATTGCAAAGCTGACATCTGCTACTGACACTGGAGTGAGCAGAAAGAGCACCATCTACAAGTTGGACCCTATACTGGAGGATGGAGTTTTAAGGGTAGGAGGCAGACTAAAGAGGGCAGCAATGCCGGAAGAGGCCAAGCGGCCAATGATACTCCCTAAACACCTTCATGTCTCCACACTCATTCTCAGACACATCCATGAGCAACTTGGACATGCTGGAAGAAATCATGTGCTCTCTCAGCTCAGAAAAAGATATTGGATAGTGAACGCCAACTCAGCTGCTCGCCGAGTCCGGTCAAAATGTTTAGTGTGCAGGCGTGCGAGAGGGAAAGGAGGTGAGCAAAAGATGGCTGATCTGCCAAAAGAAAGACTCAGAGCTGACCTTCCACCCTTCAGCAATGTTGGTGTTGACTACTTTGGACCCTTTGAAACCCGGAGAGGAAGAGGTCTCGTCAAGCGCTATGGTGTCATATTCACCTGCATGTCAAGCAGAGCTGTGCATCTGGAGATGGCGCACACACTGGACACAGACTCCTGCATCAACGCCCTACGACGTTTCATCAGCAGGAGAGGTCAGGTGACACACATACGCTCTGACAATGGAACCAATCTGGTCGGAGCCAAGAAGGAGCTGCAAAATTCCATCGCAAGCTGGAACTCTGACAAGATTCACAATGCAATGCTCCAGAAAGGCATCCAATGGTCCTTTAATCCACCTGCAGCCTCACACCATGGCGGAGTGTGGGAAAGACTGATCCGGATG TCTGACGTGTACATCCGACGTCGCTGGAAACAAGTCCAATACCTTGCCAATCTGTTTTGGAGTAGATGGACAAGAGAATACTTACCTTTGCTACAGGAGAGGCAGAAGTGGACGCGAGTGAGAAGAGGATATGCAGTAGGAGACATTGTGATGGTGGTGGACAACACAGCCCCCCGTGGATCCTGGGTGCTGGGAAAAGTTGAAGAAGCTCTACCCGATTCCAAAGGGCTTGTGAGAACAGTGAAGATCAAGACAAAGACTGGTGTGTATGAAAGACCAGTGACAAAACTCTGTCTGCTCCTGGAAGGAGAAGAAAGTTGA